Proteins from a single region of Lelliottia sp. JS-SCA-14:
- a CDS encoding DUF3302 domain-containing protein yields MFLNYFALGVLVFVFLVIFYGIIAIHDIPYLMAKKRNHPHADAIHTAGWVSLFTLHVIWPFLWIWATLYQPERGWGMQNHGAQSPQQPDIDALSRRVAELENRLAAEHVPADKNTPES; encoded by the coding sequence ATGTTCCTTAACTATTTCGCGCTGGGCGTATTAGTTTTCGTGTTCCTTGTCATTTTCTACGGGATCATCGCGATTCATGACATCCCCTATTTGATGGCCAAAAAACGTAATCACCCCCATGCCGATGCCATTCATACGGCAGGCTGGGTCAGTCTGTTCACCCTTCATGTTATCTGGCCGTTCCTGTGGATTTGGGCCACGCTGTATCAGCCCGAGCGCGGATGGGGCATGCAGAACCATGGTGCGCAGTCCCCGCAACAACCCGATATCGATGCCCTCTCCAGACGCGTTGCCGAGCTGGAAAACCGGCTGGCCGCGGAGCACGTCCCCGCAGATAAAAATACGCCGGAGAGCTAA
- a CDS encoding YibL family ribosome-associated protein: protein MKEVEKNEIKRLSDRLDLIRHQQADMSLVESADKYAELEKEKATLEAEIDRLRAVKGHKLSKEAQKLMDMPHRRAITKKEQADMGKLKKSVRGLVVVHPMTELGREMGLKEMTGFSKTAF from the coding sequence ATGAAAGAAGTCGAAAAGAATGAAATTAAACGCCTGAGCGACCGCCTGGATCTGATCCGCCACCAGCAGGCTGATATGTCGCTGGTTGAGTCCGCTGACAAATACGCCGAGCTGGAAAAAGAGAAAGCGACGCTGGAAGCGGAAATCGACCGTCTGCGCGCGGTCAAAGGCCACAAGCTGAGCAAAGAAGCGCAGAAGCTGATGGACATGCCGCACCGCCGTGCGATCACCAAAAAAGAACAGGCCGACATGGGTAAGCTGAAAAAAAGCGTCCGCGGTCTGGTGGTGGTCCACCCGATGACCGAGCTGGGCCGTGAAATGGGCCTGAAAGAAATGACCGGTTTTTCGAAGACGGCGTTCTGA
- the mtlR gene encoding mannitol operon repressor MtlR — protein MIQDQAQVILRPNDRLSDMQAIMEQTQAFENRVLERLNAGKTVRSFLIAAVELLTEAVNILVLQVFRKDDYAVKYAVEPLLDGDGPLGDLSVRLKLIYGLGVLSRHEYEDAELLMALREELNHDGNEYTFTDDEILGPFGELHCVSALPPAPHFDNSDPELYAMQKLRYQQVVRSTMVLSLTELISRISLKKAFQK, from the coding sequence ATGATTCAGGATCAGGCGCAGGTCATCCTGCGCCCGAACGACAGATTGTCAGATATGCAGGCAATAATGGAACAAACCCAGGCCTTTGAAAACCGTGTGCTTGAGCGTCTGAATGCTGGCAAAACCGTACGAAGTTTCCTGATTGCCGCCGTCGAGTTACTCACCGAGGCGGTGAACATTCTGGTACTTCAGGTGTTCCGCAAAGACGACTACGCGGTAAAATATGCTGTAGAACCGTTACTGGACGGCGACGGACCGCTGGGCGATCTGTCGGTGCGCCTGAAACTGATTTATGGTCTCGGCGTGCTGAGCAGGCACGAGTATGAAGACGCTGAACTGCTGATGGCCCTGCGCGAAGAGCTGAATCACGACGGGAATGAGTACACCTTTACCGACGATGAAATTCTCGGCCCGTTTGGCGAGCTGCACTGCGTGAGCGCCCTTCCCCCGGCCCCGCATTTTGACAACAGCGATCCTGAACTGTACGCGATGCAAAAGCTTCGTTATCAACAGGTTGTCCGCTCCACGATGGTCCTTTCCCTGACTGAGCTGATTTCACGAATCAGCTTAAAAAAAGCGTTTCAGAAGTAA
- a CDS encoding HlyD family secretion protein, whose translation MDLLIILTYVAFAWAIFKIFRIPVNQWTLATAALGGVFIVAGLILLMNYNHPYTFTAQKAVISIPITPQVTGVVSEVTDKNNQLIKKGDVLFKLDPVRYQARVDRLQADLVTATHNIDVLKAQLSEAQANTTRVSAERDRLYKDYQRYLKGSQARVNPFSESDIDNARQNYLAQDAMVKASIADQSQIQSQLDSMVNGEQSQIVSLRAQLTEAKYNLDQTIVRAPSDGYVTQVLIRPGTYAAALPLRPVMVFIPEQKRQIVAQFRQNSLLRLKPGDDAEVVFNALPGQVFHGKLSSILPVVPGGSYQAQGSLQSLTVVPGTDGVLATIDLDPNADVDALPDGIYAQVAVYSDHFSHVSVMRKVLLRMTSWMHYLYLDH comes from the coding sequence ATGGATCTGTTGATCATTCTGACTTACGTCGCCTTTGCGTGGGCGATCTTTAAAATATTCCGTATTCCGGTGAATCAGTGGACGCTCGCCACCGCCGCATTAGGTGGTGTATTTATCGTCGCCGGACTCATTTTATTAATGAACTATAACCACCCTTATACGTTTACGGCGCAAAAGGCGGTTATTTCTATTCCGATCACGCCGCAGGTGACAGGTGTGGTGAGTGAAGTCACGGATAAAAATAACCAGCTGATTAAAAAAGGCGATGTGTTATTTAAACTCGATCCGGTGCGTTATCAGGCCCGAGTCGACCGATTACAGGCCGACCTGGTGACGGCAACGCACAATATCGACGTGCTGAAAGCCCAGCTTTCGGAAGCCCAGGCCAATACGACCCGCGTCTCGGCGGAGCGCGACCGTCTGTATAAGGATTATCAGCGTTACCTCAAAGGCAGCCAGGCTCGGGTGAATCCGTTCTCTGAAAGCGACATCGACAACGCGCGGCAGAACTATCTGGCGCAGGATGCGATGGTGAAAGCGTCTATTGCCGATCAGAGCCAAATTCAAAGCCAGTTAGACAGCATGGTCAACGGCGAGCAGTCGCAGATTGTCAGCCTGCGGGCCCAGCTCACCGAGGCGAAATATAACCTCGATCAGACGATTGTGCGTGCGCCGAGCGACGGGTACGTCACCCAGGTGCTGATCCGCCCCGGAACTTACGCCGCCGCGCTGCCGCTGCGTCCGGTGATGGTCTTTATTCCTGAGCAGAAACGCCAGATTGTGGCGCAGTTCCGCCAGAACTCGCTCCTGCGCCTGAAACCGGGTGACGATGCGGAAGTGGTGTTTAATGCGCTGCCGGGGCAGGTGTTCCATGGCAAGCTGAGCAGTATTTTACCGGTGGTGCCGGGTGGTTCCTACCAGGCGCAAGGCTCGCTGCAATCTCTGACGGTCGTGCCGGGAACAGACGGGGTGCTCGCCACCATCGATCTGGACCCTAATGCCGACGTAGATGCGCTGCCGGACGGGATCTACGCGCAGGTGGCGGTCTATTCCGATCACTTCTCGCATGTGTCGGTGATGAGGAAGGTGCTGCTGCGCATGACCAGCTGGATGCATTACCTTTATCTTGACCATTAA
- the mtlD gene encoding mannitol-1-phosphate 5-dehydrogenase produces the protein MKVNTMKALHFGAGNIGRGFIGKLLADAGITLTFADVNQVVLDALNARHSYQVHVVGENELVETVSGVNAVSSIGDDVVDLIASVDLVTTAVGPVVLERIAPAVAKGLAKRKALGVTTPLNIIACENMVRGTTQLKGHVMAAVADEDKAWVEEHVGFVDSAVDRIVPPSESATHDPLEVTVETFSEWIVDKTQFKGQLPNIPGMELTDNLMAFVERKLFTLNTGHAITAYLGKLAGHQTIRDAILDEKIRAVVKGAMDESGAVLIKRYGFDAEKHAAYIQKILGRFENPYLKDDVERVGRQPLRKLSAGDRLIKPLLGTLEYGLPHANLVKGIAGAMHYRSEQDPQALELAQLIDAKGPQAALAEISGLEANSDVVVEAVNAYNATK, from the coding sequence ATGAAGGTTAATACTATGAAAGCATTACATTTTGGCGCAGGTAATATTGGTCGTGGTTTTATCGGCAAACTGCTGGCAGACGCGGGCATTACGCTGACATTCGCCGATGTGAATCAAGTGGTGCTCGACGCCCTGAATGCCCGTCATAGCTATCAGGTTCACGTCGTGGGAGAAAACGAGCTGGTTGAAACCGTCTCCGGCGTGAATGCGGTCAGCAGCATTGGCGACGACGTCGTTGATCTGATCGCAAGCGTTGACCTGGTGACCACCGCCGTCGGTCCGGTTGTGCTTGAGCGCATCGCCCCAGCCGTGGCGAAAGGCCTGGCAAAACGTAAAGCCCTGGGCGTTACCACCCCGCTGAACATCATCGCCTGTGAAAACATGGTGCGCGGCACCACGCAGCTGAAAGGCCACGTGATGGCCGCTGTGGCGGACGAAGATAAAGCCTGGGTCGAAGAGCACGTAGGCTTTGTCGATTCTGCCGTGGACCGCATTGTTCCGCCGTCAGAGTCAGCGACCCACGATCCGCTGGAAGTGACCGTTGAAACCTTCAGCGAGTGGATTGTCGACAAAACCCAGTTCAAGGGCCAGCTGCCGAACATCCCAGGTATGGAATTAACCGATAACCTGATGGCATTTGTCGAACGCAAACTCTTCACGCTGAACACCGGGCATGCTATAACCGCGTACCTCGGAAAATTGGCCGGTCATCAGACCATTCGTGATGCGATTCTCGATGAGAAAATCCGCGCGGTGGTAAAAGGTGCCATGGACGAGAGCGGCGCGGTCCTGATCAAACGCTACGGTTTTGATGCTGAGAAACATGCGGCATACATTCAAAAAATCCTCGGTCGTTTTGAAAACCCGTATCTGAAAGATGACGTTGAGCGCGTGGGTCGTCAGCCGCTGCGTAAACTGAGCGCGGGCGATCGCCTGATCAAGCCGCTGCTCGGCACGCTGGAATACGGTCTGCCGCACGCTAACCTGGTGAAAGGGATTGCGGGCGCGATGCACTATCGCAGCGAGCAGGACCCGCAGGCGCTGGAGCTGGCTCAGCTGATTGATGCCAAAGGCCCACAGGCCGCGCTGGCCGAGATTTCGGGCCTTGAGGCCAATAGTGACGTGGTTGTGGAGGCGGTTAACGCATATAACGCAACCAAATGA
- the lldD gene encoding FMN-dependent L-lactate dehydrogenase LldD, whose translation MIISAASDYRAAAQRILPPFLFHYIDGGAYSEYTLRRNVEDLSEVALRQRVLRNMSDLSLETKLFNETLSMPVALAPVGLCGMYARRGEVQAAAAADAKGIPFTLSTVSVCPIEEVAPTIKRPMWFQLYVLRDRGFMRNALERAKAAGCSTLVFTVDMPTPGARYRDAHSGMSGANAAMRRYWQAVTHPQWAWDVGVNGRPHDLGNISAYLGKPTGLEDYIGWLANNFDPSISWKDLEWIREFWDGPMVIKGILDPEDARDAVRFGADGIVVSNHGGRQLDGVLSSARALPAIADAVKGDIAILADSGIRNGLDVVRMIALGADSVLLGRAYLYALATHGQAGVANLLNLIEKEMKVAMTLTGAKTIGEISKDSLVQELSQLPAALAPLARGDAA comes from the coding sequence ATGATTATTTCCGCAGCCAGTGACTATCGCGCCGCGGCGCAGCGCATCCTGCCCCCATTCCTGTTTCACTACATCGACGGCGGGGCGTACTCCGAATACACCCTGCGCCGCAACGTGGAAGACTTGTCCGAGGTGGCGTTGCGCCAGCGCGTGCTGAGGAATATGTCCGACCTGAGTCTGGAGACGAAGCTGTTCAACGAGACGCTCTCAATGCCCGTTGCCCTTGCGCCCGTTGGCCTGTGCGGCATGTACGCTCGTCGTGGTGAAGTGCAGGCGGCTGCGGCTGCCGATGCCAAAGGCATTCCGTTTACGCTCTCGACGGTATCCGTCTGCCCAATCGAAGAAGTGGCCCCGACCATCAAGCGCCCGATGTGGTTCCAGCTGTACGTCCTGCGCGATCGCGGCTTTATGCGTAACGCGCTGGAGCGCGCTAAAGCGGCGGGCTGTTCAACGCTGGTGTTTACGGTAGATATGCCCACGCCAGGCGCGCGCTATCGCGATGCGCACTCGGGCATGAGCGGTGCGAACGCGGCCATGCGCCGCTACTGGCAGGCGGTGACGCACCCCCAGTGGGCGTGGGATGTCGGCGTGAACGGTCGCCCGCACGATCTGGGTAATATTTCGGCCTATCTCGGCAAACCGACGGGGCTGGAAGATTACATCGGCTGGCTGGCGAATAACTTCGATCCGTCGATTTCATGGAAAGATCTGGAGTGGATCCGCGAGTTCTGGGACGGCCCGATGGTGATCAAAGGGATTCTCGATCCGGAAGATGCGCGCGACGCGGTGCGTTTTGGCGCAGACGGGATTGTGGTGTCGAACCACGGCGGCCGCCAGCTGGACGGTGTGCTCTCTTCCGCCCGTGCGCTGCCAGCCATTGCCGACGCGGTGAAGGGCGATATCGCGATTCTGGCCGACAGCGGCATCCGCAACGGGCTGGACGTGGTGCGTATGATTGCCCTCGGCGCTGACAGCGTGCTGCTGGGCCGAGCTTATCTGTATGCTCTCGCGACTCACGGCCAGGCGGGCGTGGCGAATCTCCTGAACCTGATTGAGAAAGAGATGAAAGTGGCGATGACCCTGACCGGGGCGAAAACTATCGGGGAGATCAGCAAGGATTCGCTGGTGCAGGAGCTGAGTCAATTACCTGCGGCGCTGGCTCCGCTGGCGCGAGGGGACGCGGCTTAG
- the lldR gene encoding transcriptional regulator LldR yields MIVMPRRLSDEIASRVRALIEEQQLEAGMKLPAERQLAAQLGVSRNSLREALATLVSEGVLLSRRGGGTFVRWQHDDWSEQNIVQPLKTLMENDPDYSFDILEARHAIEASTAWHAAMRATDADKEKLKACFEATQSDNPDIASQADVRFHLAIAEASHNVVLLQTMRGFFDLLQSSVKQSRQRMYLVPPVFAQLTEQHQAVLDAILKGDADAARKAMMAHLGFVHTTIKRFDEDQARQARITRLPGDHDISRENKA; encoded by the coding sequence ATGATAGTGATGCCCAGACGCCTGTCCGACGAGATCGCCTCTCGCGTGCGGGCGCTGATTGAAGAACAACAGCTGGAAGCGGGCATGAAATTGCCCGCAGAACGGCAACTGGCGGCGCAGCTTGGCGTGTCGCGCAACTCACTGCGCGAGGCGCTGGCGACGCTGGTCAGCGAGGGCGTGCTGCTGAGCCGTCGCGGCGGCGGCACCTTTGTCCGCTGGCAGCACGACGACTGGTCCGAGCAAAACATCGTTCAGCCCCTCAAAACGTTGATGGAGAACGACCCGGACTACAGTTTCGATATCCTCGAAGCCCGCCACGCCATTGAAGCCAGCACCGCCTGGCACGCGGCGATGCGCGCCACGGATGCCGACAAAGAGAAGCTCAAAGCCTGTTTTGAAGCGACGCAGAGCGATAATCCGGATATCGCCTCGCAGGCGGACGTGCGTTTTCACCTCGCCATTGCCGAGGCCTCGCATAACGTAGTGCTCCTGCAAACCATGCGCGGATTTTTCGATCTGCTGCAATCCTCCGTCAAACAGAGCCGCCAGCGCATGTATCTCGTCCCGCCGGTCTTTGCGCAGCTCACGGAGCAGCACCAGGCCGTGCTCGACGCCATTCTCAAAGGCGATGCCGACGCCGCGCGCAAAGCGATGATGGCGCACCTCGGCTTCGTCCATACCACCATCAAACGATTCGATGAAGATCAGGCCCGGCAGGCGCGCATTACCCGCCTGCCCGGCGATCATGATATTTCCAGGGAGAACAAAGCATGA
- a CDS encoding glutathione S-transferase, producing MKLIGSYTSPFVRKISILLLEKGITFEFVNEQPYQAETGVAQYNPLGKVPALVTDDGETWFDSPIIAEYIELLGIAPAMVPREPKAALMVKQIEALADGIMDAGLVSVREQARPAAQQSEAELVRQREKISRSLDMCEQLLQDGKISTDTVNLATIAIACAIGYLNFRRVSPGWCVDRPLLVKLAETLFQRESFARTEPPKA from the coding sequence ATGAAACTCATCGGCAGCTACACCAGCCCCTTCGTGCGTAAAATTTCGATTCTCCTGCTGGAAAAAGGGATCACCTTCGAGTTCGTGAACGAACAGCCCTATCAGGCAGAAACCGGCGTCGCGCAGTACAACCCGCTGGGCAAAGTCCCGGCACTGGTGACCGATGATGGCGAAACCTGGTTTGATTCTCCCATTATTGCGGAATACATCGAGCTGCTCGGCATTGCCCCGGCGATGGTGCCCCGCGAGCCGAAAGCGGCGCTGATGGTGAAACAGATCGAAGCGCTGGCCGACGGCATCATGGATGCCGGGCTGGTGTCTGTCCGCGAACAGGCGCGTCCTGCGGCGCAACAGTCTGAGGCGGAGCTGGTGCGCCAGCGGGAGAAAATCAGCCGCAGCCTCGACATGTGCGAGCAGCTTCTTCAGGACGGAAAAATCAGCACCGATACGGTGAATCTGGCGACCATCGCCATCGCCTGCGCGATCGGCTATCTCAACTTCCGCCGCGTCTCACCCGGCTGGTGCGTCGACCGTCCGCTGCTGGTCAAACTGGCCGAAACCCTCTTCCAGCGGGAAAGTTTTGCCCGCACCGAACCGCCAAAGGCTTGA
- the lldP gene encoding L-lactate permease produces MSLWQQNYDPAGNIWLSSLIASLPILFFFFALIKLKLKGYLAATYTVAIALLVALFFYKMPVDHALASVVYGFFYGLWPIAWIIIAAVFVYKISVKTGQFDIIRSSILSITPDQRLQMLIVGFCFGAFLEGAAGFGAPVAITAALLVGLGFNPLYAAGLCLIVNTAPVAFGAMGIPILVAGQVTGLDSFEIGQMVGRQLPFLTIIVLFWIMAIMDGWRGVKETWPAVVVAGGSFAIAQYLSSNFIGPELPDIISSLVSLVCLTLFLKRWQPVRVFRFGDMGAAQVDQTLARTHYSVGQIVRAWSPFLFLTATVTLWSVPPFKALFAPGGALYDMVINISVPFLDKMVARMPPVVHEATPYAAVYKFDWFSATGTAILFAAILSVVWLRMKPAAAIQTFASTLKELALPIYSIGMVLAFAFISNYSGLSSTLALALAHTGHAFTFFSPFLGWLGVFLTGSDTSSNALFAALQATAAQQIGVSDVLLVAANTTGGVTGKMISPQSIAIACAAVGLVGKESDLFRFTVKHSLIFTCMVGVITTLQAYVLTWMIP; encoded by the coding sequence ATGAGCCTCTGGCAACAAAACTACGATCCGGCCGGGAATATCTGGCTGTCGAGCTTGATCGCATCGCTGCCGATCCTGTTCTTCTTCTTCGCGCTGATTAAACTCAAGCTAAAAGGTTATCTCGCCGCGACGTACACCGTGGCGATTGCGCTGCTGGTGGCGCTGTTCTTCTACAAAATGCCGGTCGACCACGCGCTGGCGTCGGTGGTTTACGGCTTCTTCTACGGCCTGTGGCCAATCGCCTGGATCATCATTGCGGCGGTCTTCGTCTATAAAATCTCGGTGAAAACCGGGCAGTTCGACATTATTCGTTCGTCGATTCTTTCCATTACACCCGATCAGCGTCTGCAGATGCTGATTGTCGGTTTCTGCTTCGGGGCGTTCCTCGAAGGGGCGGCGGGCTTTGGGGCGCCGGTGGCGATCACCGCCGCACTGCTGGTCGGGCTCGGCTTTAATCCGCTGTATGCCGCGGGCCTGTGCCTGATCGTTAACACCGCGCCGGTGGCATTCGGTGCGATGGGGATTCCGATTCTGGTGGCCGGACAGGTGACCGGTCTGGACAGCTTTGAGATCGGCCAGATGGTGGGCCGTCAGCTGCCGTTCCTGACCATCATCGTGCTGTTCTGGATCATGGCGATTATGGACGGCTGGCGCGGCGTGAAAGAGACCTGGCCTGCGGTGGTTGTCGCGGGTGGCTCTTTTGCTATCGCCCAGTATCTCAGCTCCAACTTCATTGGCCCGGAACTGCCGGACATCATCTCTTCCCTGGTGTCGCTGGTCTGCCTGACGCTGTTCCTCAAGCGCTGGCAGCCGGTGCGGGTCTTCCGCTTCGGCGATATGGGCGCGGCGCAGGTCGATCAGACGCTGGCGCGCACCCATTACAGCGTCGGGCAGATTGTTCGCGCGTGGTCACCGTTCCTGTTCCTGACCGCCACCGTGACGCTCTGGAGCGTCCCGCCGTTTAAAGCGCTGTTCGCTCCGGGCGGCGCGCTGTACGACATGGTGATTAATATCTCCGTGCCGTTCCTCGACAAAATGGTGGCCCGCATGCCGCCGGTCGTTCACGAAGCGACGCCGTATGCCGCGGTCTACAAGTTCGACTGGTTCTCTGCAACCGGCACGGCGATCCTGTTTGCGGCTATTCTTTCTGTGGTGTGGCTGCGCATGAAACCAGCCGCCGCTATCCAGACTTTTGCCAGCACGCTGAAAGAACTGGCCCTGCCGATCTACTCCATCGGGATGGTGCTGGCCTTCGCGTTTATATCTAACTACTCCGGCCTCTCCTCGACGCTGGCGTTAGCCCTGGCCCACACTGGCCACGCGTTCACCTTCTTCTCGCCATTCCTCGGCTGGCTGGGGGTGTTCCTGACAGGTTCCGATACCTCGTCTAACGCCCTCTTTGCCGCGCTACAGGCGACCGCCGCGCAGCAGATTGGCGTCTCGGATGTGCTGTTAGTCGCGGCGAACACCACCGGCGGCGTGACGGGCAAGATGATCTCCCCGCAGTCCATCGCCATTGCCTGTGCGGCGGTTGGACTGGTGGGGAAAGAGTCTGACCTGTTCCGCTTTACCGTCAAACACAGCCTGATTTTCACCTGCATGGTGGGCGTGATCACCACGCTTCAGGCCTATGTCTTAACCTGGATGATTCCATGA
- a CDS encoding PTS mannitol transporter subunit IICBA: protein MSSDIKIKVQSFGRFLSNMVMPNIGAFIAWGIITALFIPTGWLPNETLAKLVGPMITYLLPLLIGYTGGRLVGGDRGGVVGAITTMGVIVGADMPMFLGAMIAGPLGGWAIKKFDVWVDGKIKSGFEMLVNNFSAGIIGMILAILAFLGIGPAVEVLSKVLAAGVNFMVVHDMLPLASIFVEPAKILFLNNAINHGIFSPLGIQQSHELGKSIFFLIEANPGPGMGVLLAYMFFGRGSAKQSAGGAAIIHFLGGIHEIYFPYVLMNPRLILAVILGGMTGVFTLTMLNGGLVSPASPGSILAVLAMTPKGAYFANIAAICAAMAVSFAVSAILLKTSKVKEDDDIEAATRRMQDMKSESKGAATPLSAGEVSNDLSHVRKIIVACDAGMGSSAMGAGVLRKKVQDAGLTHISVTNSAINSLPPDVDLVITHRDLTERAMRQVPQAQHISLTNFLDSGLYTSLTERLVAAQRHTDNEVKVRDSLKDSFDPNDSHLFRLGAENIFLGRTASHKEEAIRFAGEQLVKGGYVEPEYVDAMLEREKLTPTYLGESIAVPHGTVEAKDRVLKTGVVFCQYPAGVRFGEEEDDIARLVIGIAARNNEHIQVITSLTNALDDESVIERLAQTTSVEEVLALLNK, encoded by the coding sequence ATGTCATCCGATATCAAGATCAAAGTGCAAAGCTTTGGTCGCTTCCTGAGCAACATGGTGATGCCAAATATCGGCGCGTTTATCGCGTGGGGTATCATCACTGCGTTATTTATTCCGACAGGGTGGTTGCCGAACGAAACGCTGGCGAAACTCGTTGGCCCAATGATTACCTATCTGCTGCCACTGCTCATCGGTTATACCGGTGGTCGTCTGGTTGGCGGCGATCGCGGCGGCGTGGTCGGTGCGATTACCACCATGGGCGTGATCGTCGGTGCGGATATGCCGATGTTCCTCGGCGCGATGATTGCCGGTCCTTTAGGCGGCTGGGCAATTAAGAAATTTGACGTCTGGGTTGATGGCAAGATCAAATCCGGCTTCGAAATGCTGGTGAACAACTTCTCCGCTGGCATCATCGGTATGATCCTGGCGATTCTGGCGTTCCTCGGCATTGGCCCTGCGGTTGAAGTGCTGTCGAAAGTGCTGGCCGCTGGCGTTAACTTCATGGTCGTGCACGACATGCTGCCGCTGGCGTCTATCTTTGTTGAACCGGCGAAAATCCTGTTCCTCAACAACGCCATCAACCACGGTATCTTCTCACCGTTGGGTATTCAGCAGTCCCATGAACTGGGCAAATCCATCTTCTTCCTGATTGAAGCGAACCCAGGTCCAGGTATGGGTGTTCTGCTGGCGTACATGTTCTTCGGTCGCGGCAGCGCTAAACAGTCTGCAGGCGGCGCGGCTATCATCCACTTCCTGGGTGGTATCCACGAAATTTACTTCCCATATGTTCTGATGAACCCACGTCTGATCCTGGCCGTTATCCTCGGCGGTATGACCGGTGTGTTCACACTGACTATGCTGAACGGCGGCCTGGTTTCTCCGGCGTCTCCAGGCTCCATCCTGGCGGTTCTGGCGATGACTCCGAAAGGCGCGTACTTCGCGAACATCGCGGCAATTTGTGCGGCCATGGCGGTCTCCTTCGCGGTCTCAGCCATCCTGCTGAAAACCAGCAAAGTGAAAGAAGACGACGATATCGAAGCAGCGACCCGTCGCATGCAGGATATGAAATCTGAATCCAAAGGCGCGGCAACTCCGCTGTCTGCTGGCGAAGTGTCTAACGACCTGAGCCACGTGCGCAAAATCATCGTCGCCTGTGATGCCGGTATGGGTTCAAGCGCCATGGGTGCTGGCGTGCTGCGTAAGAAAGTCCAGGATGCGGGCCTGACCCACATCTCCGTGACCAACAGCGCCATCAACAGCCTGCCGCCAGATGTCGACCTGGTTATCACGCACCGCGATCTGACAGAGCGTGCGATGCGTCAGGTGCCACAGGCGCAGCATATTTCTCTGACTAACTTCCTCGACAGCGGCCTGTACACCAGCCTGACTGAGCGTCTGGTGGCAGCACAGCGTCACACCGACAACGAAGTGAAAGTCCGTGATAGCCTGAAAGACAGCTTTGATCCAAACGACAGCCACCTGTTCCGTCTGGGCGCTGAGAACATCTTCCTCGGTCGTACTGCGAGCCACAAAGAAGAAGCGATTCGCTTTGCCGGTGAGCAGCTGGTGAAAGGCGGTTATGTCGAGCCAGAATATGTGGATGCGATGCTGGAACGTGAGAAACTGACCCCAACCTACCTGGGCGAGTCCATCGCGGTTCCGCACGGCACGGTTGAAGCGAAAGATCGCGTGCTGAAAACCGGCGTGGTGTTCTGTCAGTACCCGGCAGGCGTGCGCTTCGGTGAAGAAGAAGACGACATCGCCCGTCTGGTGATTGGTATCGCCGCTCGCAACAACGAGCACATCCAGGTGATTACCAGCCTGACCAACGCCCTGGATGACGAATCCGTCATCGAGCGCCTGGCGCAGACCACCAGCGTGGAAGAAGTACTGGCGCTGCTGAACAAGTAA